From Thamnophis elegans isolate rThaEle1 chromosome 12, rThaEle1.pri, whole genome shotgun sequence, one genomic window encodes:
- the TMEM39B gene encoding transmembrane protein 39B isoform X1: MAGGRRGPNRTSYCRNPLCETGAPGGASHSTTSSVTSVRSRTRSGSGTGLSSPPLATQTVVPLQHCKIPELPIERSILFELQLFFCHLIALFVHYINIYKTVWWYPPSHPPSHTSLNFHLIDFNVLAVTTIVLARRLIIAIVKEVKEASHTGKVSLPRSIFLVTMRFAVLTGAGWSLCQSIIHLFRSYSLLNLLFLCYPFGMYIPFLQLNCDFRKSGFSPVASIGPRDTGDISLRGKDYLSVLKETWKQHTRQLYSMETMPTHACCLSPDLIRNEVEYLKVDFNWRMKEVLLSSMLSAYYVAFVPVWFVKSTQYYDKQWSCELFLLVSISTSVILMQHLLPARYCDLLHKAAAHLGCWQKVDPSLCSNVLQHQWTDECLWPQGVLVKHSKNVYKAVGHSNVAVPSDVSHFRFHFFFSKPLRILNILLLLEGAVIFYQLYSLVVSEKWHQTISLALILFSNYYAFFKLLRDRLVLGKAYSYSATRETDLKLN; this comes from the exons ATGGCAGGGGGAAGAAGGGGACCTAACCGGACATCCTACTGCCGCAATCCTCTGTGTGAAACTGGAGCTCCTGGTGGTGCCAGCCACTCCACAACTTCTTCAGTCACTAGTGTGCGTTCACGTACCAG GAGCGGCTCAGGGACAGGTCTTTCCAGCCCTCCTTTGGCAACCCAAACAGTGGTTCCCCTCCAGCATTGCAAGATCCCAGAACTGCCCATTGAGAGGAGCATCTTGTTTGAACTCCAACTCTTCTTCTGTCATCTTATTGCTCTCTTTGTCCACTACATAAACATCTACAAAACAGTGTGGTGGtacccaccatctcaccctccctcccatactTCATTG AATTTTCATCTCATTGATTTCAATGTCCTGGCAGTGACCACTATTGTTCTGGCAAGaagattgataattgctattgtGAAGGAAGTGAAAGAG GCCTCTCATACGGGAAAGGTCTCTCTGCCACGCTCCATCTTCCTGGTCACTATGCGCTTTGCTGTCCTAACTGGTGCAGGCTGGAGCCTGTGCCAATCTATTATCCACCTCTTCAGATCATATTCACTCCTCAACCTCTTGTTCCTATGTTATCC GTTTGGCATGTACATCCCCTTCCTGCAACTAAACTGTGACTTCCGTAAGAGCGGCTTCTCTCCTGTGGCCAGCATTGGCCCTCGCGACACAGGGGACATCAGCTTGCGGGGAAAGGACTACCTCTCTGTCCTCAAGGAGACTTGGAAGCAGCACACTCGGCAGCTCTACAGCATGGAGACTATGCCCACCCATGCCTGCTGTCTCTCCCCAGATCTGATCCGCAATGAAGTGGAGTATCTGAAAGTGGATTTCAACTGGCGCATGAAGGAGGTGCTGCTAAGCTCCATGCTCAGTGCCTATTATGTGGCCTTTGTACCAGTGTGGTTCGTGAAG AGCACGCAGTATTACGACAAGCAGTGGTCTTGCGAGTTGTTCCTGTTGGTCTCCATCAGCACGTCCGTCATCCTCATGCAGCACCTGCTCCCTGCCCGCTACTGTGACCTCCTGCATAAAGCGGCCGCACATCTGGGCTGCTGGCAGAAGGTCGACCCTTCTCTTTGCTCCAATGTGCTGCAGCATCA GTGGACGGACGAATGTCTGTGGCCACAGGGGGTGCTAGTGAAACACAGCAAGAACGTCTACAAAGCGGTGGGCCACTCCAACGTGGCCGTGCCTTCGGATGTCTCCCACTTCCGCTTTCAC TTTTTTTTCAGCAAGCCTCTGCGGATCTTGAACATCCTGCTCCTCCTCGAGGGGGCTGTCATCTTCTACCAGCTCTACTCACTGGTGGTCTCTGAGAAGTGGCACCAGACCATCTCACTGGCCCTGATCCTCTTCAGCAACTACTATGCTTTCTTCAAACTTCTACGGGATCGCCTGGTGCTGGGGAAAGCTTACTCGTACTCTGCCACCAGAGAGACTGATCTAAAGCTGAACTGA
- the TMEM39B gene encoding transmembrane protein 39B isoform X2 has translation MRFAVLTGAGWSLCQSIIHLFRSYSLLNLLFLCYPFGMYIPFLQLNCDFRKSGFSPVASIGPRDTGDISLRGKDYLSVLKETWKQHTRQLYSMETMPTHACCLSPDLIRNEVEYLKVDFNWRMKEVLLSSMLSAYYVAFVPVWFVKSTQYYDKQWSCELFLLVSISTSVILMQHLLPARYCDLLHKAAAHLGCWQKVDPSLCSNVLQHQWTDECLWPQGVLVKHSKNVYKAVGHSNVAVPSDVSHFRFHFFFSKPLRILNILLLLEGAVIFYQLYSLVVSEKWHQTISLALILFSNYYAFFKLLRDRLVLGKAYSYSATRETDLKLN, from the exons ATGCGCTTTGCTGTCCTAACTGGTGCAGGCTGGAGCCTGTGCCAATCTATTATCCACCTCTTCAGATCATATTCACTCCTCAACCTCTTGTTCCTATGTTATCC GTTTGGCATGTACATCCCCTTCCTGCAACTAAACTGTGACTTCCGTAAGAGCGGCTTCTCTCCTGTGGCCAGCATTGGCCCTCGCGACACAGGGGACATCAGCTTGCGGGGAAAGGACTACCTCTCTGTCCTCAAGGAGACTTGGAAGCAGCACACTCGGCAGCTCTACAGCATGGAGACTATGCCCACCCATGCCTGCTGTCTCTCCCCAGATCTGATCCGCAATGAAGTGGAGTATCTGAAAGTGGATTTCAACTGGCGCATGAAGGAGGTGCTGCTAAGCTCCATGCTCAGTGCCTATTATGTGGCCTTTGTACCAGTGTGGTTCGTGAAG AGCACGCAGTATTACGACAAGCAGTGGTCTTGCGAGTTGTTCCTGTTGGTCTCCATCAGCACGTCCGTCATCCTCATGCAGCACCTGCTCCCTGCCCGCTACTGTGACCTCCTGCATAAAGCGGCCGCACATCTGGGCTGCTGGCAGAAGGTCGACCCTTCTCTTTGCTCCAATGTGCTGCAGCATCA GTGGACGGACGAATGTCTGTGGCCACAGGGGGTGCTAGTGAAACACAGCAAGAACGTCTACAAAGCGGTGGGCCACTCCAACGTGGCCGTGCCTTCGGATGTCTCCCACTTCCGCTTTCAC TTTTTTTTCAGCAAGCCTCTGCGGATCTTGAACATCCTGCTCCTCCTCGAGGGGGCTGTCATCTTCTACCAGCTCTACTCACTGGTGGTCTCTGAGAAGTGGCACCAGACCATCTCACTGGCCCTGATCCTCTTCAGCAACTACTATGCTTTCTTCAAACTTCTACGGGATCGCCTGGTGCTGGGGAAAGCTTACTCGTACTCTGCCACCAGAGAGACTGATCTAAAGCTGAACTGA